One stretch of Anolis carolinensis isolate JA03-04 chromosome 3, rAnoCar3.1.pri, whole genome shotgun sequence DNA includes these proteins:
- the ube2g2 gene encoding ubiquitin-conjugating enzyme E2 G2 isoform X3 — translation MRFTCEMFHPNIYPDGRVCISILHAPGDDPMGYESSAERWSPVQSVEKILLSVVSMLAEPNDESGANVDASKMWREDREQFNKIAKQIVQKSLGL, via the exons ATGAGGTTCACATGTGAGATGTTTCATCCCAATA TTTATCCAGATGGGAGAGTATGTATTTCTATTCTTCATGCTCCTGGGGATGATCCTATGGGCTATGAGAGCAGCGCAGAACGATGGAGCCCTGTACAAAGTGTAGAGAAGATCCTCTTATCTGTTGTCAGCATGCTGGCAG AACCAAATGATGAGAGTGGAGCCAATGTGGATGCCTCTAAGATGTGGCGGGAAGACAGAGAACAATTCAACAAAATAGCCAAGCAGATTGTCCAGAAGTCACTTGGGCTTTAA
- the ube2g2 gene encoding ubiquitin-conjugating enzyme E2 G2 isoform X2, with product MASSIWVCSGTALTRGPEDTCFEYGVFPAILSFPLDYPLSPPKMRFTCEMFHPNIYPDGRVCISILHAPGDDPMGYESSAERWSPVQSVEKILLSVVSMLAEPNDESGANVDASKMWREDREQFNKIAKQIVQKSLGL from the exons ATGGCCAGTAGTATTTGGGTGTGTTCTGGTACAGCTTTGACAAG gGGCCCAGAAGACACTTGCTTTGAATATGGTGTTTTTCCTGCTATTCTGAGCTTTCCTCTTGATTATCCTTTAAGTCCTCCAAAGATGAGGTTCACATGTGAGATGTTTCATCCCAATA TTTATCCAGATGGGAGAGTATGTATTTCTATTCTTCATGCTCCTGGGGATGATCCTATGGGCTATGAGAGCAGCGCAGAACGATGGAGCCCTGTACAAAGTGTAGAGAAGATCCTCTTATCTGTTGTCAGCATGCTGGCAG AACCAAATGATGAGAGTGGAGCCAATGTGGATGCCTCTAAGATGTGGCGGGAAGACAGAGAACAATTCAACAAAATAGCCAAGCAGATTGTCCAGAAGTCACTTGGGCTTTAA